The following proteins come from a genomic window of Ochotona princeps isolate mOchPri1 chromosome 14, mOchPri1.hap1, whole genome shotgun sequence:
- the NDUFB6 gene encoding NADH dehydrogenase [ubiquinone] 1 beta subcomplex subunit 6 isoform X1, with amino-acid sequence MSGYTPDEKLRLQQLRELRRRWLKDQELSAREPVQPPQRTWPLERFWNKFLQNEAPWRKLVYKTYRHSIFVFTHALIPAWLIHYYFKYHVNTKPYTMVQRKPRIFPGDTILETGEVIPPMKEFPDQHH; translated from the exons ATGTCGGGGTACACGCCGGATGAGAAACTGCGGCTGCAGCAGCTGCGAGAGCTGAGGCGACGATGGCTGAAGGACCAGGAGCTGAGCGCTCGGGAGCCAGTGCAGCCCCCGCAGAGGACGTGGCCCTTGGAGAGGTTCTGGAATAAGTTTCTGCAGAATGAGGCCCCTTGGAGGAAGTTG GTCTATAAAACATACCGGCACAGCATCTTTGTTTTCACTCATGCACTTATACCTGCATGgcttattcattattattttaaatatcatgTGAAT ACAAAACCGTATACCATGGTTCAGAGGAAGCCCAGAATATTCCCA GGTGATACAATTCTGGAGACTGGAGAAGTAATTCCACCAATGAAAGAATTTCCTGATCAACACCATTGA
- the NDUFB6 gene encoding NADH dehydrogenase [ubiquinone] 1 beta subcomplex subunit 6 isoform X2: protein MSGYTPDEKLRLQQLRELRRRWLKDQELSAREPVQPPQRTWPLERFWNKFLQNEAPWRKLTKPYTMVQRKPRIFPGDTILETGEVIPPMKEFPDQHH from the exons ATGTCGGGGTACACGCCGGATGAGAAACTGCGGCTGCAGCAGCTGCGAGAGCTGAGGCGACGATGGCTGAAGGACCAGGAGCTGAGCGCTCGGGAGCCAGTGCAGCCCCCGCAGAGGACGTGGCCCTTGGAGAGGTTCTGGAATAAGTTTCTGCAGAATGAGGCCCCTTGGAGGAAGTTG ACAAAACCGTATACCATGGTTCAGAGGAAGCCCAGAATATTCCCA GGTGATACAATTCTGGAGACTGGAGAAGTAATTCCACCAATGAAAGAATTTCCTGATCAACACCATTGA
- the SMIM27 gene encoding small integral membrane protein 27 encodes MRPVSRRTLDWMSSALLFAIVLLSWGYVIYASTVAARRQLRKQYPKFWDE; translated from the exons ATGAGGCCAGTGAGTCGCCGCACCCTGGACTGGATGAGCTCGGCG TTGCTGTTTGCCATCGTTTTACTCTCGTGGGGATATGTCATCTATGCATCCACGGTGGCCGCACGGCGACAGCTGAGGAAACAGTACCCCAAGTTCTGGGATGAATGA